One window of the Leptospirales bacterium genome contains the following:
- a CDS encoding FecR family protein encodes MEKIPKATARAEFETLLGRLLWNDLDRYGKRRLLLLILASEDFAREFQEACELDTQLLSATPANSALAAAASARRSHFQESASRRRGGARRGPWQWALAALVFGAMALGLWLSRQSIETLFRPQTTVAFGEYCRRENGIRPGPLLAGNYAGWMIGNASPSHFCELRLASGYVLVRLFPGALSRIYQSEGRIQLRLEEGRLLAIGLRSGADREFELYSGAARVRLIGTRVYLSRTNHHLQVSVLEGRASLQQDPLFLAPPAGQASLREALAQPTSTESLQTIADGQSVSIEEDATQLAKARQALLRAPQGDAAADPGNSSPDRAQLQSWRQSLSAEELRALQGLNSDSRVVQLDAGHSRLLQSLSEAAEITESQHRELGEAQESSLPRHRARTAAGSPHRILLVDGRILYGRAVQEGESLRVFDASGGVQSIPLSQVRSVESQ; translated from the coding sequence ATGGAAAAGATTCCAAAAGCAACAGCTCGCGCCGAATTCGAAACATTGCTCGGTCGATTGCTCTGGAACGATCTGGATCGTTACGGGAAACGACGTCTGCTGCTGTTGATTCTTGCCAGCGAGGACTTTGCCCGCGAGTTTCAGGAGGCCTGCGAGCTGGATACACAGCTGCTGTCCGCTACGCCTGCAAACTCGGCTCTGGCCGCAGCCGCAAGCGCCAGGCGCAGCCATTTTCAAGAATCCGCTTCGCGCCGTCGAGGCGGCGCTCGACGCGGGCCCTGGCAATGGGCGCTGGCCGCTCTTGTTTTTGGCGCGATGGCCCTTGGTCTGTGGTTGTCGCGCCAATCGATTGAAACTTTGTTCAGGCCACAGACCACCGTCGCCTTTGGCGAGTACTGCCGGCGCGAAAATGGCATCAGACCTGGACCGCTGCTGGCCGGGAACTATGCCGGCTGGATGATTGGCAACGCCAGTCCTTCCCATTTCTGCGAATTGCGCCTGGCATCCGGATACGTTCTGGTGCGACTCTTTCCAGGTGCGCTCAGCCGAATCTACCAGAGCGAAGGTCGAATCCAGCTTCGTCTGGAAGAAGGACGCCTTCTGGCGATCGGATTGCGGTCGGGCGCCGACCGCGAATTTGAACTCTACAGCGGCGCCGCGCGCGTACGATTGATTGGCACTCGCGTTTACTTGAGTCGTACTAACCATCATCTGCAAGTATCGGTGCTGGAAGGCCGGGCCTCGCTGCAACAGGATCCGCTGTTTCTGGCGCCTCCGGCCGGTCAGGCATCGCTGCGCGAGGCGCTGGCCCAGCCGACTTCCACAGAATCGTTACAGACCATTGCCGATGGTCAAAGCGTATCGATTGAGGAAGACGCAACGCAGCTTGCAAAGGCGCGTCAGGCTTTACTGCGCGCACCGCAAGGCGACGCCGCTGCCGATCCCGGCAATTCCAGTCCGGACCGCGCTCAGTTGCAGAGCTGGCGCCAATCGCTCTCTGCGGAAGAGTTGCGAGCCCTGCAGGGACTGAACTCGGATTCACGCGTGGTTCAACTGGATGCCGGGCACAGTCGACTCTTGCAATCGCTGAGCGAGGCGGCTGAAATCACGGAATCGCAGCACAGGGAGCTTGGCGAGGCGCAAGAGTCGTCCTTGCCTCGACATCGTGCACGCACCGCAGCCGGCTCGCCTCATCGAATTCTCTTAGTCGACGGCCGAATCCTGTATGGTCGCGCGGTGCAGGAGGGCGAGTCGCTGCGCGTTTTTGATGCAAGCGGCGGCGTCCAGTCGATCCCGCTGAGTCAGGTGCGGAGTGTTGAAAGCCAGTGA
- a CDS encoding glycosyltransferase family 2 protein, with translation MNNLNIKDPELSVIVPCLNEARYLAATVARLRQVGGAEDYELIVADSGSSDGTPELARQLGARVLADATIDCRADACNLGASQARGRVLLFLDADSEAPEEMFLHIRRLLADPRVIGGAFEFALSGPGIPLRIVELVNRLRYRIWRRYYGDQGLFVRTEIFHQAQGFPRRRILESSDLCKKLGQFGQLRLAPARMFTSSRRFREGGVWRVFGRDIAIWFLDLIGLPTDRYGAAYWRQNRERR, from the coding sequence ATGAACAATTTAAACATCAAGGACCCAGAACTCAGCGTCATTGTACCCTGTTTGAACGAGGCGCGCTACCTGGCGGCAACAGTCGCTCGCTTGCGTCAGGTCGGCGGCGCCGAAGATTACGAGCTGATTGTGGCCGATTCTGGATCAAGCGACGGTACGCCGGAGCTTGCACGCCAATTGGGGGCCCGGGTCCTGGCCGATGCGACAATTGATTGTCGCGCCGACGCCTGCAATCTTGGCGCTTCCCAGGCCCGCGGTCGCGTGCTACTTTTTCTCGACGCCGACAGTGAAGCGCCGGAGGAAATGTTCTTACACATCCGCAGGCTTCTGGCTGATCCGCGCGTTATCGGCGGCGCTTTTGAATTCGCCCTGAGCGGACCAGGAATTCCCTTGCGAATTGTTGAGCTGGTCAACCGCCTTCGCTACCGGATCTGGCGGCGATACTATGGCGATCAGGGGCTCTTCGTGCGCACGGAAATCTTTCACCAGGCTCAAGGCTTCCCCCGGCGCCGCATACTGGAGTCCTCCGACTTGTGCAAGAAGCTGGGGCAATTTGGTCAGTTGCGTCTGGCGCCAGCCAGAATGTTTACTTCTTCGCGACGCTTCAGAGAAGGCGGCGTATGGCGCGTATTTGGCCGCGATATTGCAATTTGGTTTTTAGACCTGATCGGTTTGCCGACCGATCGCTATGGCGCCGCTTACTGGCGTCAAAATCGCGAACGTCGCTAA
- a CDS encoding patatin-like phospholipase family protein, with translation MVRSADQKDRRSHAQFLSAQPLFQRVAPRSQAFQRFLAALELIHIDRGDVVYRRGERSFFVYLVRHGEVHILQSGGESFGQKPVSIHGRGSLFGEVSLMTQEDHSSDAVASLDSSIYRIKGEAFLQLLAAEPSVGRAMSELLSERLHSTLVEAPGGSPARIAVLFYPDRARRGGEYVSALAETMLHQNPGPTLALCFNRDSPLANRGDDAIDYILNHWPQANMLEVLRLIDQSGVDFDTLNAASCADDLQQGDRLAEIAADLLGRLRQYYSRILIDAGDNCNSPALERFVSQCDQVVLVRSSFAAESLRWREISAFCTEAIEDFFERVLILSDEDTTQGGSRYEFNINSALYRNHLTIRSSSGAPPHLNPERNFHTGVNRAARRLSGASRALCLGGGGARAFAHIGALEVFEQADVDFDAVIGVSMGAVIAAAYAAGRDSAEIGRMVKEIIPDSTSVLDKTVPLVSFFRGRRLARTILRAFGDLRFEDLEIPFYCNAVDLDTGATVLFEQGYIATAIRASVSLPGVFPPMQLDGRALVDGGVLNNLPGNVLRSKGFHRVVGITVTPMEDRRAARTRLEDRRGGPLQKIKDYISLPPILKIISRSIAVQGIELMKLRFDDFDFILSPAVSEYDVFDFHRRDAIIEAGRRTANEHIHEIKEALLRGRG, from the coding sequence ATGGTCCGCAGCGCTGACCAAAAGGACCGCCGCAGCCACGCTCAGTTCCTGAGCGCGCAGCCACTCTTCCAACGCGTTGCACCGCGCAGCCAGGCGTTTCAGCGCTTTCTGGCTGCTCTTGAACTGATCCATATAGATCGCGGCGATGTAGTATATCGGCGCGGCGAAAGATCGTTTTTTGTTTATCTGGTGCGGCATGGCGAGGTGCACATTTTACAATCCGGCGGCGAAAGCTTCGGCCAAAAGCCGGTGAGCATCCACGGGCGCGGCAGTTTATTTGGCGAAGTAAGTTTGATGACTCAGGAGGATCATTCCTCCGACGCGGTCGCTTCGCTGGACTCCAGTATCTATCGCATCAAGGGCGAGGCATTTCTACAATTGCTGGCCGCGGAACCTTCCGTGGGCCGCGCCATGAGCGAATTACTATCCGAGCGCTTACATTCCACGCTGGTGGAAGCGCCGGGCGGGAGTCCGGCGCGCATCGCGGTGCTCTTCTATCCGGACCGAGCGCGTCGGGGCGGCGAGTACGTTTCGGCGCTGGCGGAGACCATGCTGCATCAGAATCCAGGTCCGACGCTGGCCCTGTGTTTCAATCGCGACTCGCCGCTGGCCAATCGCGGCGACGATGCCATTGATTACATTTTGAATCATTGGCCGCAGGCCAACATGCTGGAGGTCCTGCGCCTGATTGATCAATCCGGCGTCGACTTTGACACCTTGAATGCCGCCTCCTGCGCCGATGATTTGCAGCAAGGCGATCGACTGGCGGAAATTGCTGCGGACTTGCTGGGCAGACTGCGCCAGTACTACTCGCGAATCCTGATCGATGCCGGCGACAATTGCAACAGCCCGGCGCTGGAGCGCTTTGTATCGCAGTGCGACCAGGTCGTACTGGTGCGCAGCTCTTTTGCTGCGGAATCCCTGCGCTGGCGGGAGATCTCGGCTTTTTGCACGGAGGCTATCGAGGATTTTTTTGAGCGGGTCTTGATCCTCAGCGATGAAGACACTACGCAAGGGGGCTCGCGTTATGAATTCAATATCAATTCGGCGCTTTACCGCAACCATTTGACAATTCGCTCCAGCAGCGGAGCGCCGCCGCATCTTAACCCAGAACGGAACTTCCATACCGGGGTTAACCGCGCCGCCCGTCGCCTGAGCGGGGCGAGCCGTGCGCTTTGTCTGGGCGGCGGCGGCGCGCGCGCCTTTGCCCACATTGGCGCGCTGGAAGTCTTTGAACAGGCCGATGTGGACTTTGATGCCGTAATCGGCGTATCGATGGGCGCCGTGATCGCCGCGGCCTACGCCGCCGGCCGCGATAGCGCCGAAATCGGACGCATGGTGAAGGAAATCATCCCCGATTCCACGTCGGTTCTGGATAAGACAGTTCCCCTCGTGAGCTTCTTTCGCGGTCGGCGTCTGGCGCGGACGATATTGCGCGCTTTTGGCGATCTGCGCTTCGAGGACCTGGAGATTCCATTCTATTGCAACGCAGTCGATCTTGATACCGGCGCTACCGTGCTCTTTGAACAGGGCTACATTGCTACGGCGATCCGCGCTTCAGTCAGTTTGCCCGGGGTCTTTCCGCCCATGCAACTGGATGGAAGAGCGCTGGTGGACGGCGGAGTACTTAACAATTTGCCAGGCAACGTACTGCGCAGCAAGGGGTTCCATCGCGTGGTCGGCATTACTGTGACTCCGATGGAGGATCGTCGCGCGGCGCGCACGCGCCTGGAGGATCGACGCGGCGGCCCGCTGCAAAAGATTAAGGACTACATATCTTTGCCGCCAATCCTGAAGATCATTTCGCGTTCCATTGCCGTACAGGGCATAGAGCTGATGAAACTGCGCTTCGATGACTTTGATTTCATTCTCTCGCCGGCCGTTTCGGAATATGACGTATTTGATTTTCATCGACGCGACGCCATTATCGAAGCCGGGCGGCGAACGGCCAACGAGCATATTCATGAGATTAAAGAGGCCTTGCTGCGCGGGCGCGGCTAA
- a CDS encoding penicillin acylase family protein, with protein MAESKRRKFLRYRRILLGLTLALLALALVFAIRRGLRPIPRTNDIQRRHASRVQIRRDEWGVAHIHGQSDADAAFGLAYAQCEDNFETLQDILAATRGQLSLLHLSKTALINDYYTRLMRVELESQLNYEQQLSKETRAVLEGYAAGVNYYAALHPGEADGRLFPINGIDLAAGFVHKIPLFMGVNRALEAIRERSNLAAGDLIEWPLTDLQVQSPQTGLAAYNMAASNAHAVGRRRSADGMVRLNINSHQPWTGPVAWYEAHISSEEGWNMIGGTFPGGPFIFHGHNDFLGWAHTVNAPDLWDVYQLKTDDAHPGQYSIDGQWKSFDVLRSTIQIDIGIAAIPYASDYLYSEFGPVLRGKQGYFAIRFAGQGRLMRAAEQWYRMNRARNFGEWQKAMEIQGLPMFHTIYADSQNIFYVYNALLPRRKAGVNYHGVLPGDRSDYFWKDYMSFAELPQILNPPADFLQNANSTPWRTTLDPGNPDPRRFPVEAGIETRMTNRALRALQLFGGDAQITRADFIRYKWDRSYAPDAPIMREAILPLLAEYKPENEDEARALELLRRWDRSTDEDSRAAALAILVWRERWKSTEVDRKPGDQLPALDVAFQKAVQFLMQRFDRVDPKLGEVQRLHRGRLDLPLGGGPDVLNAIHCELRDGRLVGFAGDSYINIVEFGPHGPHSWSLHQFGQSERVSSEHYADQAPLFAHRQLRDSLFDPADLAERTRSVYHPGEEPAAN; from the coding sequence ATGGCAGAATCCAAAAGACGCAAATTTCTGCGATATCGTCGTATCTTGCTGGGCCTGACGCTGGCCCTGCTTGCACTGGCGCTGGTCTTCGCCATACGGCGCGGCCTGCGTCCCATTCCGCGGACAAATGACATCCAGCGTCGCCACGCGTCGCGCGTCCAAATCCGTCGCGATGAATGGGGCGTCGCACATATTCATGGCCAGAGCGATGCCGATGCCGCCTTTGGCCTCGCCTATGCACAGTGTGAAGACAACTTTGAAACCCTGCAGGATATCCTTGCCGCCACCCGCGGACAGTTGAGCCTGCTGCATCTCTCGAAGACGGCGCTGATCAATGACTACTATACGCGACTGATGCGCGTCGAGCTGGAATCGCAACTCAACTACGAGCAACAGCTGAGCAAAGAGACGCGCGCAGTGCTGGAGGGCTACGCCGCCGGCGTAAATTACTACGCCGCGCTCCATCCCGGCGAGGCCGATGGCCGCCTCTTTCCAATCAACGGCATCGATCTGGCCGCCGGATTTGTGCACAAGATTCCGCTCTTCATGGGCGTAAATCGGGCGCTGGAAGCAATTCGGGAGCGCAGCAATCTGGCGGCAGGCGATCTCATCGAATGGCCGCTAACCGATCTGCAAGTGCAATCGCCGCAAACTGGATTGGCGGCCTACAATATGGCGGCCTCCAATGCCCATGCCGTTGGCCGGCGGCGCAGCGCCGATGGTATGGTTCGATTAAATATTAATTCTCATCAACCGTGGACCGGTCCCGTCGCCTGGTACGAGGCGCACATCAGCTCCGAGGAAGGATGGAACATGATTGGCGGGACGTTTCCGGGCGGCCCCTTTATCTTTCATGGACACAATGATTTTCTGGGCTGGGCGCATACCGTCAACGCGCCGGACCTCTGGGACGTCTACCAGCTCAAGACAGACGACGCCCATCCTGGCCAGTACAGCATCGATGGCCAGTGGAAGTCCTTTGATGTGCTCCGTTCTACAATTCAAATTGATATTGGTATTGCTGCCATTCCCTATGCCAGCGATTACCTCTATAGCGAATTTGGTCCGGTACTGCGGGGCAAGCAGGGCTACTTTGCCATTCGTTTTGCCGGCCAGGGACGGCTGATGCGCGCCGCGGAACAGTGGTATCGTATGAATCGTGCGCGCAATTTTGGCGAGTGGCAAAAGGCAATGGAGATTCAGGGTCTGCCAATGTTTCACACAATCTATGCCGACTCTCAGAACATATTTTATGTCTACAATGCGCTCCTGCCGCGGCGCAAGGCGGGCGTCAATTATCACGGCGTGCTGCCTGGCGATCGCAGCGACTATTTCTGGAAGGACTATATGTCCTTTGCGGAGTTGCCGCAGATTTTGAATCCGCCTGCCGACTTTTTGCAAAACGCAAACTCCACGCCCTGGCGCACCACTCTCGATCCGGGAAATCCCGACCCGCGTCGGTTTCCCGTGGAGGCCGGCATTGAAACGCGAATGACCAATCGAGCGCTGCGTGCGCTGCAGCTCTTTGGCGGCGACGCTCAAATTACGCGCGCCGATTTCATTCGCTATAAGTGGGACCGCAGCTACGCGCCAGACGCTCCCATCATGCGCGAAGCAATCCTGCCGCTGCTGGCCGAATATAAGCCGGAGAATGAGGATGAGGCCCGGGCGCTTGAACTGCTGCGTCGCTGGGATCGCAGCACGGACGAAGATTCACGCGCCGCCGCCCTTGCCATACTAGTCTGGCGCGAGCGATGGAAGTCAACCGAAGTGGATCGCAAGCCTGGCGACCAATTGCCGGCGCTGGACGTTGCCTTCCAAAAGGCCGTGCAGTTCCTGATGCAACGCTTCGATCGCGTGGACCCAAAGCTGGGCGAGGTGCAGCGCCTGCACCGCGGACGACTGGACCTGCCCCTGGGCGGCGGACCCGATGTACTCAACGCCATACATTGTGAATTAAGAGATGGCCGGCTTGTAGGCTTTGCCGGCGACAGCTATATCAATATCGTGGAGTTTGGTCCCCACGGACCGCACAGCTGGTCGCTGCATCAATTTGGCCAATCGGAGCGCGTCAGCTCCGAACACTATGCCGACCAGGCGCCGCTCTTTGCACATAGACAGCTTCGCGACAGTCTCTTCGATCCCGCCGACCTGGCGGAGCGCACACGCTCCGTTTATCATCCGGGCGAGGAACCTGCTGCCAACTGA
- a CDS encoding SDR family oxidoreductase produces the protein MKKILITGATDGIGLETAAQLAESGHQVWLHGRNQSRGEAALSSVQKRAPAAKLSFVRADLADLEQVRSMAQSLGDQRFDVLINNAGVFMKERILSAQGLEMSFAVNHLAHFLLTGLLLPAMQTGARIITLSSIAHLRAALDFDNLQFERGFSGYASYSTSKLENAMFARELSDRLAGRGIASNSAHPGVISTKLLKSGFNVSGASLTEGAATSVYLADSPAAEGLSGKYFSDCSETRSNPLVEDAGARQRLWQISEQLCGLRY, from the coding sequence ATGAAGAAAATCTTGATTACCGGAGCAACGGACGGCATCGGTCTGGAAACTGCAGCGCAGTTGGCTGAAAGCGGACATCAAGTCTGGCTGCACGGTCGCAATCAATCCAGGGGCGAGGCGGCGCTGAGCAGCGTGCAAAAACGAGCCCCTGCGGCGAAATTGAGCTTTGTGCGCGCCGATCTGGCCGACCTCGAACAGGTTCGGTCCATGGCTCAATCACTGGGCGATCAGCGCTTCGATGTTCTGATCAACAATGCTGGCGTCTTCATGAAGGAGCGGATTTTGAGCGCCCAGGGTCTGGAAATGAGCTTTGCCGTAAATCATCTGGCGCATTTCTTACTCACCGGTCTTTTGCTGCCGGCTATGCAGACAGGAGCGCGCATCATTACGCTCAGTTCCATTGCCCATCTGCGCGCTGCCCTGGATTTCGACAACTTACAGTTCGAGCGAGGCTTCAGCGGCTATGCATCTTATTCAACTTCGAAACTCGAAAACGCGATGTTTGCACGGGAACTCAGCGATCGACTTGCCGGTCGCGGCATCGCCAGCAATTCGGCGCATCCCGGCGTCATCAGTACCAAACTGCTGAAGAGCGGATTCAACGTAAGCGGCGCAAGCTTAACCGAAGGCGCAGCCACTTCAGTTTACCTGGCCGATTCGCCCGCGGCGGAAGGCCTCAGCGGCAAGTATTTTTCCGATTGTAGCGAGACGCGAAGTAATCCGCTGGTCGAGGATGCTGGAGCGCGTCAGAGGCTCTGGCAGATCAGCGAGCAGCTTTGCGGTCTGCGCTACTGA
- a CDS encoding AAA family ATPase encodes MPPWLSALLQTSGAVGGAGAALLHETHISWVLLSGDHAYKFKKPVRFDFADFSTLQLRRYFCEEELRLNSRSTPQLYQGIIAVVGSASSPQIVDVATANESEVLEYGLRMARFEESQSLDQLEARGELSDAQVEEIADACWALHRTAAQAGPQTPYGSVAQTAQFAEANFSAVDGKAPELSVRLERLHHWSQRTLQELAPVLEERKRAGAVRECHGDLHLANMALFQGKVALFDCIEFSAELRWIDVCSDIAFAIMDFCARGRRDHAWRFANRYLELSGDYEGAAVLRFFLCYRAMVRALVAALRLTQTASEAQHRINGADLRRYESLAMELAEERRPILILTCGLSGSGKSRATRELFDAGVIRVRSDVERKRLHGLAPEANSYSAMDSGIYASDSSERTYQRLLDLARALLRAGFPTIVDATFLESRRRQTFADLAAAEGAAFLILHCNASAATLRARVQRRIEKGKNASEADLEVLEAQLQRGYQFSESEEQFLITLDTENEDQRATGLDEVRRRISSADRKAAR; translated from the coding sequence ATGCCGCCCTGGCTATCAGCCCTGCTTCAGACTTCTGGCGCCGTCGGCGGCGCCGGCGCAGCGCTGCTCCACGAAACGCACATATCCTGGGTTCTCTTGAGCGGCGATCACGCCTATAAATTTAAGAAGCCGGTGCGCTTCGATTTTGCCGACTTCAGCACGCTTCAGCTGCGGCGCTACTTTTGCGAGGAGGAGTTACGCCTCAACAGCCGCAGCACGCCGCAACTTTACCAGGGAATCATTGCCGTTGTCGGCAGCGCAAGCTCGCCGCAGATTGTGGATGTAGCAACGGCCAATGAGTCGGAAGTGCTGGAGTACGGACTGCGCATGGCGCGCTTTGAAGAGAGTCAGAGCCTGGATCAGCTGGAAGCGCGCGGCGAATTGAGTGATGCACAAGTCGAAGAAATCGCAGACGCCTGCTGGGCGCTACACCGCACGGCGGCGCAGGCGGGACCGCAGACGCCTTATGGAAGCGTAGCGCAGACGGCGCAGTTTGCTGAGGCAAACTTCTCCGCCGTGGATGGCAAAGCGCCGGAGCTTTCTGTACGACTGGAGCGTCTGCATCACTGGTCGCAACGCACGCTGCAGGAACTGGCGCCCGTCCTGGAAGAACGCAAGCGCGCCGGAGCGGTGCGCGAGTGTCATGGCGATCTGCATCTGGCCAATATGGCCCTCTTTCAAGGCAAGGTTGCGCTTTTCGACTGCATCGAGTTTTCCGCCGAACTGCGCTGGATCGACGTCTGCTCCGACATCGCCTTTGCGATCATGGACTTCTGCGCACGCGGCCGACGCGACCACGCCTGGCGCTTTGCCAATCGCTATCTTGAATTGAGCGGCGACTACGAGGGCGCCGCCGTCTTGCGTTTCTTCCTGTGCTACCGGGCCATGGTGCGCGCTCTGGTGGCAGCCTTGCGTCTTACGCAGACTGCTAGCGAAGCGCAACACCGAATCAACGGCGCCGATTTGCGGCGCTACGAATCGCTGGCTATGGAGCTGGCTGAGGAGCGGCGGCCAATCTTGATCCTGACCTGCGGCCTGTCCGGCTCAGGCAAAAGCCGCGCTACGCGCGAACTTTTTGACGCCGGAGTCATCCGAGTAAGATCAGATGTCGAACGCAAGCGCCTGCATGGTTTGGCGCCCGAGGCTAACAGTTACTCCGCTATGGACAGCGGAATCTACGCCAGCGACTCCAGCGAGCGAACCTACCAGCGGCTGCTGGATCTGGCTCGCGCCCTGCTGCGGGCCGGCTTTCCAACGATAGTCGACGCAACGTTTCTGGAGTCGCGGCGCCGGCAGACCTTTGCCGACCTCGCCGCCGCCGAGGGCGCTGCATTTTTGATTCTGCATTGCAATGCCAGCGCCGCAACTCTGCGCGCTCGCGTGCAGCGGCGAATTGAAAAGGGGAAGAATGCCTCGGAAGCTGATCTTGAGGTTCTTGAGGCTCAACTGCAACGCGGCTACCAGTTTTCCGAAAGCGAGGAGCAATTTCTCATCACTCTCGATACAGAAAACGAAGATCAGCGCGCTACAGGCCTGGACGAGGTGCGACGCCGGATCAGTAGCGCAGACCGCAAAGCTGCTCGCTGA
- a CDS encoding FAD:protein FMN transferase, with amino-acid sequence MRRRKQNAFLFSYRRRWPVLLLQGIVGLTAAIWSATLCRQEPQPDLQSPTAGGERIQGEVRLQGFAFGANYQVRAYPADPQAPLDVRKLQALIDDWIARFDLQLSNWRPDSEVSRFNRLPPGGTLRVGSEFISVYQESLWLARASSGAFDPGRAVLFERWGFGPAAASQQPPDAEELQLLLSESGIVQTRLRGGQLTKLGRRAELNFSALVSGLVSDRIFASLRAAGAGALLIDFSGEIRAGGAPPGAAAWRVGIERPEYDGSRSVEYVLRLRDLSTATSGDYRNYIEANGRRRSHILDARSGRPSATGIAAVTVVGPGCMRADALATALLSLSLDQALELLKKVPGYHALFYLHGENGRLHARWSPGMKALLESGSEAGPPTP; translated from the coding sequence GTGCGTCGCCGCAAACAGAACGCCTTTCTTTTCAGCTATCGCCGCCGTTGGCCCGTTCTTCTGCTGCAGGGCATCGTCGGCCTGACGGCTGCCATATGGTCTGCGACCTTGTGCCGGCAAGAACCACAGCCAGATTTGCAGAGTCCGACTGCGGGAGGCGAACGCATCCAGGGAGAAGTCCGACTGCAGGGTTTTGCCTTTGGCGCCAACTATCAGGTGCGCGCCTATCCCGCCGATCCGCAAGCGCCGCTTGATGTGCGGAAGCTGCAGGCCTTGATCGATGACTGGATAGCTCGCTTTGATCTGCAACTCTCCAACTGGCGGCCGGATAGCGAGGTTTCGCGCTTCAACCGACTGCCGCCCGGCGGGACACTGAGGGTCGGATCAGAATTCATAAGTGTATACCAAGAATCATTATGGCTGGCGCGGGCCAGCAGCGGGGCCTTTGACCCCGGTCGCGCTGTCCTCTTTGAGCGCTGGGGTTTTGGGCCGGCCGCGGCCTCGCAGCAGCCGCCGGACGCCGAGGAATTGCAGCTCTTGCTTTCCGAGAGCGGGATCGTGCAGACCCGGCTGCGCGGCGGGCAATTGACCAAGCTGGGCCGTCGGGCGGAGTTGAACTTTAGCGCCCTGGTCAGCGGGCTGGTCTCGGATCGAATCTTTGCCAGCCTGCGCGCCGCGGGGGCCGGCGCCCTGTTGATTGATTTCAGCGGCGAGATCCGCGCCGGCGGGGCCCCGCCAGGCGCTGCTGCCTGGCGCGTGGGCATCGAGCGGCCGGAGTACGACGGCAGTCGCTCGGTGGAATACGTACTGCGATTGCGCGACTTGTCCACGGCGACCTCTGGAGACTATCGCAATTACATAGAAGCAAATGGTCGCCGCCGATCGCATATTCTCGATGCGCGCAGCGGTCGCCCCAGCGCTACAGGCATCGCTGCTGTTACTGTCGTCGGGCCAGGCTGTATGCGCGCCGACGCCCTGGCCACCGCCTTGCTGAGTCTTTCCCTGGACCAGGCGCTGGAATTGCTGAAAAAGGTCCCCGGCTATCACGCGCTCTTCTATCTTCATGGAGAAAACGGGCGACTGCACGCTCGCTGGAGTCCCGGCATGAAGGCGCTGCTGGAAAGCGGCAGCGAGGCCGGGCCGCCGACGCCATGA